The window CCAGGGCCCAGCGCCCGCCCCGGTAGCGCgaccccggggcgcggggggccggggcccgcACAGGAAGGACAGCGCCCAGCCCGCGAGGCGGCGGCCCAGGGCGCGGCGGGGAGGGAgcggcccgcgccgcccccgcccccgccccccgccccccgccctccgcctTCCAGGACCGCCCCGCTGCggcgcgcgcggggcggggcggggcgcggcgtaTATAAGGCGAGGGGCGGGCGCCGctcttttgtctcttgctgcaGCACCGCGAGTGGGAGCAGCCGGCGCCGGGCTCGCAGCGGAACTCCTCGGTGAGCGTGGCCGAGGGCGGGGGCCACGGGGGGCGCGGGGTGCACCTGGCCGCACCTGGCCGCACCTGGCCGCACCTGGCCGCGCGGCGGCCCAGCGGGCGCGCTTCCCCGACGGGACGCCCGGCCGGTGGGCCACGCCCTGGGGCGAGCTCGGGGGGTGCGGGACGCGCCCAGGTCTCCGGCCGCGGCCGCCGGCAACGCCCCGGCCCAGTGCCACGTCGGGAGGCGGCGGCGAGGCGGAGGGGACGCTGGCGCCGGCCGCGGGCCAACCGCCTCGCTTTGCCCACCAGGGTCGCTTTAAGAACATGGCAGACAAGCCAGACATGGGGGAAATCGCCAGCTTCGATAAGGCCAAGCTGAAGAAAACGGAGACGCAGGAGAAGAACACCCTGCCGACCAAAGAGAGTGAGCgcgcccggcccgcggccccccgcccccccccccgcgcccccccgcgcccccccgcgcccccccccgcgcccccgcccttTTCgaggccccacccccaccccccccggcCCCTTTCTGTCCCCCGAAGCGCGCGTCTCCCCAGCCCCCGGGGTgcctcggggcggggggcgccagctggcctcacccccccccccgtgcctgCTTTCCTGCCTCCACAGCCATTGAGCAGGAGAAGCGGAGTGAGATTTCCTAAGAAGCCACAGGATTCCCCACCCCCGTCATCTCCGAGACACCCCCGTCGTGATGTGGAGGAGGAAGCGCCACCTGCAAGATGGACACGAGCGACAGGCTGCACTGTGAACCCGGGCACTCCGTGCCGCCGCCACCGGCCCTGCGGGTCTCTGACGGGACCCCCAATCGGACTGCCAAATTCTCCGGTTTGCCCTGGGATATTATAGCAAATTATTTGTatgattaatgaaaataaaacacacctCGTGGCATGGCTGGCGTGGTCTGAGTCTTGGCTGGGAACGCGTGGGCAGTGTCGCCGCAGCAGAGCCCGACGCGCTGGAGTCGAGTCGCTGCCGCAgagcgggagcgggagggggTCTCAGAACAAACGGCCGGTTTGCAGGGACcgtttttaattttggccttccctgcttctccaggaGATTTGTGGGTTATTATTAGCTGCTCAGCTCCTCTTCTAATCACACCGTGTAAAATTTAAGCTCACTGTCGTTCCTGGAAGCTCCTTGGGAAATGCATCTTCAGGGGAGTAGGATTTGgggggctttttctttttctttttttttttttttttttaaggatttgctTTTGATAAGCTTTTACCTTCCCACTGTTTCTCTGGCTTCATAGTTCTGATTCACACCCGGAAAGAGAACAGTGATTTAAAGTCTGAGAAGAAAGGGGTAAGCTGCTATATCTGGAATGTTGGAAATTGGGCGAGGTCACAAAAGTCTCCTGGAGGCTTTCTTGGAACTTAAAGAAGGCGgtggaatttagaaaacaaaggcGGGATCCGGGAGGGAAAACCACAGCAGGAACATCGGAGCTGGAGGAGCTGGAGGGGACAGCCTAGCTTTTTGTCTTTCAACCCTAGTGCAGAACCTTCCACAAAAGCTAACCGTTAGAGGGAGTGCTAGGCTGGGCTGCCTCCTGTGCTGGGAGCAGCCGGAAGGGTGGGTGTGTGGAGGGAGGGCTGGAACCTAGCAGCAGAGCCCTGCAGGGTTACACCCTAGAGAAGAGGGGGACCAGCCCAGCAGAGAGGAgtggatgggaggtggggagccTGCAGGGCGTTCTGGAACGGAAGAGACTGGCTTATGGTCCCAGGGGTgaaattttctccttaaaaaggGAGGTGAGGACACCTTCCTTAGTGATTTGTCCCACATTTTTGTCTCCCCATAATGGGCTGGATGCTGGGTGAGGAGTAATTTGAATGAGGTGTGATCCCTGTCCACAAACCTAAACCCTGCCTGTGGATAAGACAGGCAGCCACAGTAGACCAGAGCAGGGACAGCTAGGCTGAGGGAACCACTGCCCATTTTGCACAAAGGAGTGATTCCGCAGTGAGACCTGTGCTGTGGAGGGTGAGTGCACCTAAGGGGCTGGGGATGTGATAAGGAAGGAAGAGcgaaatatgggggggggggggggggcacgtgaACTTTCACTGAGGGTCTGCTTTGAGCCAGGGATTGTGTTAGGATTTTTAGTTCTCAGAAACTCTATTAAGACACTATGATAACtatcccattttgtagatggggaaactaaggtCAAAGAGGCTAGGGAATTTGCTGAAGTCTACACAGCCAGTGAGTAGTGAGCCAGAATTTAGGACCAAGGATGTGCTTTGGGGGATTCCATAAGCCAAGGTTTGGAACATCTGTTGTGTCAAACGTTTCATGAGATTTCATGAGCATTTACTACTTGAGCATAATCGACCCTGGTAGGGTCTATTGTTAGGAGGTTAATGAAAAGGGAACAGAAGAAATCACTACTCCCTTCAGACAGTAACAGTAGGTCTGCTGGTGAAAAGGGCCCAGGTAAAGCAGGCTGGGTGTGGGGAGACAAGTGTGCCAGGGCTGGAGAGGGAGTGGAAGTGACCAATTTTCAATAGGTCAATCAAGGGAGACCTCTGGATAAGACAAGAGGTTCCAGGAGGGGGAACACCAATGCAGGGGCCTTGAGAGAAGAGTGTGTTGGATGACCCGGGGAAGAAGCAGCTGGAGTGGAGTGAGCAAAGGGCAGGGAGGTGAGGTGTGAGAaggcaggagacagaggaggcAGATTTTGAAGTACTTGGCAACTGTTACAAGGTTGGTTGCTGATAGGTGCCTCCTGACCCCTCACCCCAAGCACCCTCCACCTCTGAGCTCCATAGGTGCTCCTCATGGGCACTTCAAATCCTATCTGGGCAGTCAACCTAAGGCCTCTtcagccccagcctcctccccagggccctgtCTGGGACACCAATCGCATGCTCTCTCCCTTTGGATTCCACAGACTCCCTGACCCCAGTGGGTCCACCCTGGAGAGCAGAACCCCATTTCCCAGGGCCCCCTGACTTAGAAGATTCCCGTGACTTTCTCATCCCCTCAATTCagtctgacactatctacctggagttAATGCAAACCCCATAGATCAAGGGCTCAGTTCCACAAGacagccccctcctcccacttcaGACCCCAATCCCAATCTACAAAAGATGAACATAAGCAACCCAATGACCCAGCAACACCCTTCCTACTTACATATCCCAGAGAAATGAGTGTATGATCCACCAAAGGATATGTTCCTGGCAGCCTTATTCATAttaaccaaaaagcaaaaacacccCTTATGTCTTTCAACAGAATGGATAGACAAATTTGATATATTTGCACAATTTCTCAATCATTAGgttactcaacaataaaaaagaaccaagtatTAATATCtaattgtatgattttatttcaatgaaattctagaaaaggcaaaaatgattTCTAATAATAAAAGCAGAACCTCCCAGGGTGATTAAAATGTTGTATACCTCGATCAGAGTGGTAGTTACAagggtgtgtgtacatgtgtaaaAAACCATCAAgaagagcagcccgggtggctcagcggtttagtgccaccttcagcccagggtctgattctggagacccaggatcgagtcctgcgtcaggctccctgcatggagtctgcttctccctctgcctgtgtgtctacctctctctctcattaataaataaataaaatcttaaaaaaaaatcaatataaatacaATGAGCAGTCACATGCAGTTTGCTGTCTGTGTTTTACttgaatgaaaagatttttttgcacacctgggtggctcagtggttgagcatctgccttcagctcaggtcatgatcctggcccggggatcaagtcttgcatcgggcttcctgaggggaacctgcttctccctctgcctgtgtctctgcctctctctctgtatctctcatgaataaataaataaaatattttttaaaaagattttttaatccTATGAAGAGCTAAAGATTCCCAGATTCTAAGGCAATATACAATTAATTCAGAGGAAAGAGCTGAAAATTGTGTAAACAAGCCCTCTTGAATATTTTCCCCTTTGAGTGaccctctattttcttttttatagattttatttatttattcatgagagacacagagagaggcagagatacaggaagagggagaagcaggttccttgtggggagcccgatgcgggactctaccccaggatcccaggatcactccctgagctgaaggcggaccctcaaccactgagccacaagttgcccctcctctgtctcctttctaATTAGTCAAATATTAACCAACCTACCAGACCGTACCAATCACCACTTTCTCTGATTAGCCCTCTTAGATTTCCCAGCAAAgacattctctttctcctctcagcTCCTATCTTTACCTCTCTGCTGATACCTGGACACATGCATCACCCTCCCGTCTGGACTGAATAGAGAAGGATTCTTATTAATTGGGGCCAGCACATAATACACAGTAGCCAGCACATAATGCATACTtctataaatacttattgaattaCAGCTGAAATATCACCTGGCCTCATCTTGGCTATGCTAAAGCCATGCAGCTACCAGGCCCAACCACTGTCTGAATGTTGGTTCTATTATGCATTGACAGAGCCCAAGCATGGTGGGTATGTGAAAGTTACCATGGTGCAAGAAAGCCAAATATCTTCATTTCCCTCCTAGAACCTGGTTCAGGACACAATGCGATTACAAGGAGGAGAAATACGGTTAATTCACAATTGAGGCTATTGACGGAAAGCTGTATATTACCCAGAGAGCAACTGTGAGTCTCAATCAGTTAAAAGATTTTAGATATTGGACTGCTGATTTCTCTGAAATACAGAGGCTGTGTTCTCGTTCATTTTGATTCAGCATGCCTTTTTTGAGCATCCAGTGAGTGTCTATCACTGCACTAGGCCTGTAGAAGCTGCAAGATGTGAGCCAACCAACTATACAAAaggcaaagtgaaataaatgctGAAGAGAAGGTGTACAAAGGAGTGGTGTCTGCACGGGAGGCTGCCTCATGTGAAAAGCAGCATTTGAAGACCtcaagaagggagaagggaagcaggGCTTTCTGAACAGGTGAAGCAACACACAGCAATCCCACATTCCTGAAAGGAGAGGGAGTGGTTCAGTGGAAACAGAAGCCTCACAATCGGCCtagaaagatacttttttttactCTGTAGACAGTTGAGAGCCACTGCAGATTTTGGAGGCTGAGACAAACTGATCTGAGATGTATTTGATAGCATGTGAAGGATGTTGTGACTGACATGGAAGGTTATCTGTCCAACGTCCATCACCAACATACCAGGACACACTCCTCATCCCCTCCTATCCTGCCTTCTTTGTGGTACATGCAAGTGCAATTTTATTTAGACATGAAGCAGGTGATGAGCTTCAAGGGGCCAGCCCCAGGAGCAAAGTTTGATTAGTATAAACATACGGCACCCAGGGGTTCAGCATTATAGAAATTTCTGAGGGCGTTTTGTTTCAGTTTGGCTATCATAATGATTAGGGAATACTGTTGAGCATAAACTGGGATCAGGAATACTAGACATCCAGCATATGGCATATGACAACTCCATAAATCAAAGATTTGTGCTGTGCCTTACATGACTTTCTTTAAAGACTCTTTATTGTAGTATAACATGCATATAGAAAAATGCATGGATCATAAgtatacactaaaaaaaattaaattaaattaaattaaaaacgaGTGTACAGCTTGATGAATCTTCCCAAACTGAACACAACCTAGTGCCTAGGAGCGTCATATACCTATTTTAATTTCGAATAGGATGTATACATTTTGCCTACTTTGGAACTTTAGCTAAATGGACTTATAAATGAATCACTACACATTTGTATAGATGAAATATCTCTATAATTATGTGACTCTAGCAAAAATAAATTCTGCACAAATTTTGTATACACTGCATTTTCCAAGAACGCAACTAGCACATAAATGTAAattgagggcacctgggaggctcagtggttgagtgtctgcctttggctcagggcatgatcctggggtcctgggatcaggtccccacagggagcctgcttcttcctctgcctgtatctctgcctctctctgcatgtgtttcacatgagtaaacaaataaaatctataaaaataaaaataaaaaataaaaaataaaataaaacaataaatctaaATTGGGagatgcctttttgttttttacctcgGAGCTTTTGTGTCACTGATAGCGATATCTTTCTTGGCTTTTGAATTGTTGATGCAACACAATTGTATCAGTGTTCATTGAAGTCGCTGGATTAATGGTAATGCTGTGTATAGGTGCAAACATACCTAAAGTACAGATTGCTTCTTTAGCTGCAGAACATTGCTATGCTGTATTAGTCAGATTTTGATAGGTCGTACTGCAGTAACAAACTCCAA of the Vulpes lagopus strain Blue_001 chromosome 5, ASM1834538v1, whole genome shotgun sequence genome contains:
- the TMSB10 gene encoding thymosin beta-10, which produces MADKPDMGEIASFDKAKLKKTETQEKNTLPTKETIEQEKRSEIS